The Williamwhitmania sp. genome has a window encoding:
- a CDS encoding DUF2213 domain-containing protein, producing the protein MIRQIVVDFAVLEDSRIIQDDDKFLVVKAVIASEIVHKYKDGMAYKPADELEKATWTAEGRWVKALSHPASDQIRNVNDINGRMENPRFRKDLNDPKTNRPCRRGIEVDIRFFKDRTSKEVLDKIRTGQLKDNSIGFSCDKDVTPGEFQGQKYDYVQRNICIDHLAAPIEQGRCPSPYCGINVDSVEDDKPIVEVQDANLGISYRFD; encoded by the coding sequence TTGATTAGGCAAATTGTTGTAGACTTCGCTGTTTTGGAAGATAGCAGAATCATCCAGGACGACGACAAATTTCTCGTTGTTAAGGCAGTGATAGCCTCCGAAATTGTGCATAAATACAAAGATGGCATGGCATACAAACCCGCTGACGAACTAGAAAAGGCTACATGGACCGCTGAGGGCAGATGGGTAAAAGCCCTATCTCACCCTGCAAGTGACCAAATCAGAAACGTAAACGACATAAACGGGCGCATGGAAAACCCCCGCTTCAGAAAAGACCTCAACGACCCCAAAACAAATAGGCCCTGTAGACGTGGCATAGAAGTGGATATTCGCTTTTTTAAAGACCGCACAAGCAAAGAAGTCCTTGATAAAATTCGGACAGGCCAGCTGAAAGATAATAGCATTGGCTTTAGCTGCGACAAAGATGTGACGCCAGGAGAGTTTCAAGGGCAAAAATACGATTATGTACAGCGCAACATTTGCATAGATCATCTTGCTGCGCCGATTGAGCAGGGACGTTGCCCAAGTCCTTATTGTGGAATAAACGTTGATTCCGTTGAAGATGATAAACCAATCGTTGAAGTTCAAGATGCAAATTTGGGAATAAGTTACCGTTTTGACT